AAAATCAGCAATGAGATGTTTATACTCATAATAGTTGTCTTTTTCAATCGCTAATTCTGAGAAACCTTTTTCAATGGTTAATGCTTCATTTAAAAAGTTTATAGCGGAAATAAGACTCTTTGTGCCTTCCTCTGGTGTAGCTGCTGGTAAGTTGAGAAATTGGGATATTTCTTGATATTTATTTGCCGTTGGCGTGAGTTTGCCATCACATCCTGCATTGTAAGCTATTACATGTGGAAGTATTAAAGCATTGATCCTTCCATGAGAAATATGGAAAATACCACCAATGGCATGGGCAATACTATGACTAATTCCGAGAGATGCATTCGTAAAAGCTATACCAGCTAATGAAGAGGCCTTATGCATTTTATTGCGGTGTTCTATCTTACTTCCATCTCTAAATACTTCTATCAAACTTTCAAATACTAGCTTAATTGCTTTTTCAGCAAGCGCGTCAGTAAATTCAGTCGCTTTCGTCGATACATAAGCTTCGATTGCGTGGGTAAGTACGTCCATACCGGTATCAGCCGTAACTTTTGGCGGAACTGTTTTCACTAAATCCACATCCAATAAGGCAATATCTGGAATCATTACTTCATTTATAATGGGCTTTTTTTCTAACCCATTCGTAATAACTGCAAAGGAAGTCACTTCACTTCCAGTTCCACTTGTAGATGGAATGGCTATAAACAATGGTCTTTTTGCATCCCTGTCTATTTTGCTAAAAGACAGGATCATTCCCTTTGCAGCATCAATGGCTGATCCCCCGCCAATAGCAATTAGCACATCTGGTTTAAACGTCATCATTTCATGTAACCCTTCTGCAACTGTACTAAGTTGCGGATCTGGTGTGATCTTATCGAAAACTTTGCATGAATTATTTTGTTGCAAAATTTCATTTTTAATGATTTCGATAAATCCCAGTTCTTTCATCATCGGGTCTGATATAATAAAATATCTATTTCCTTGACACGTTCTAAGAAAATCTTGTGTCTTAACATCAAATAGCATCTTAGGTTTAACAAAAAAAGAATTCATATATTATCACCTTTTTATTATTTTCTACCGCTTTTACCTA
This genomic interval from Virgibacillus pantothenticus contains the following:
- a CDS encoding 1-propanol dehydrogenase PduQ; amino-acid sequence: MNSFFVKPKMLFDVKTQDFLRTCQGNRYFIISDPMMKELGFIEIIKNEILQQNNSCKVFDKITPDPQLSTVAEGLHEMMTFKPDVLIAIGGGSAIDAAKGMILSFSKIDRDAKRPLFIAIPSTSGTGSEVTSFAVITNGLEKKPIINEVMIPDIALLDVDLVKTVPPKVTADTGMDVLTHAIEAYVSTKATEFTDALAEKAIKLVFESLIEVFRDGSKIEHRNKMHKASSLAGIAFTNASLGISHSIAHAIGGIFHISHGRINALILPHVIAYNAGCDGKLTPTANKYQEISQFLNLPAATPEEGTKSLISAINFLNEALTIEKGFSELAIEKDNYYEYKHLIADFALQDDCTTTNPRVPTREELAGLYLSLY